A region of Reichenbachiella carrageenanivorans DNA encodes the following proteins:
- a CDS encoding DUF1987 domain-containing protein: MKGFFIRATRVTPSIYFDPAKGLLDIRGKSSPENPLVFYRYINDSIDHFGKTDKDAITLNAAFEYFNTSSSKCIYILFKKLNDLKIERGKEIHINWYYESGDEDMLEAGEDLSSFFNYEFNYVEIPEIKILGQMKEESEN; this comes from the coding sequence ATGAAAGGTTTTTTTATCAGAGCAACAAGAGTGACTCCTTCGATTTATTTCGATCCAGCGAAGGGGCTGTTGGATATCAGAGGCAAATCGAGCCCGGAAAACCCACTAGTTTTCTACAGATATATCAACGACTCCATCGACCACTTCGGTAAAACAGATAAAGATGCTATCACACTAAATGCCGCCTTTGAATACTTCAATACGAGTAGTTCAAAATGCATCTATATCCTTTTCAAAAAACTCAATGACTTGAAAATAGAAAGAGGCAAGGAAATTCATATCAACTGGTACTATGAGTCTGGAGATGAGGATATGCTCGAAGCAGGAGAAGACCTCAGCTCTTTCTTCAACTATGAGTTTAATTATGTTGAGATCCCAGAGATCAAAATTCTAGGGCAAATGAAAGAAGAGTCTGAAAACTAA